The Vigna unguiculata cultivar IT97K-499-35 chromosome 6, ASM411807v1, whole genome shotgun sequence genome contains a region encoding:
- the LOC114187987 gene encoding cationic peroxidase 1-like: MALNSLYNVFFFSVLFCVLAIASSQLSSDFYATSCPTALSTIKSAVKSAVSKERRMGASLLRLHFHDCFVNGCDASVLLDDTSSFTGEKSAAANVNSLRGFDVIDDIKSQLESACPGTVSCADILAVAARDSVVALGGSSWTVGLGRRDSTTASKDAATTDIPSPQLDLSDLITAFSNKGFSTKEMVVLSGAHTTGQAKCQFFRGRIYNETNIDSDFATSTQSNCPSTDGDSNLSPLDVTTNVLFDNAYFKNLVNKKGLLHSDQQLFSGGSTDSQVTTYSTSASTFYADFSSAMVKMGNLSPLTGTSGQIRTNCRTVN, encoded by the exons ATGGCTTTGAATTCACTTTACAACGtgtttttcttctctgttttgTTTTGTGTACTTGCCATAGCCTCTTCTCAGCTTTCTTCAGATTTCTATGCAACTTCATGCCCCACTGCTCTCTCCACCATCAAATCTGCAGTCAAAAGTGCTGTTTCCAAAGAGCGTCGCATGGGAGCATCCTTGCTCCGTCTTCATTTCCATGACTGCTTTGTTAAT GGATGTGATGCATCGGTTCTTCTAGATGACACTTCGAGCTTCACGGGAGAAAAATCAGCTGCTGCAAACGTGAATTCTCTGAGAGGTTTTGATGTAATCGACGACATCAAAAGTCAGTTGGAAAGTGCTTGTCCAGGAACTGTTTCCTGTGCAGACATTCTTGCAGTTGCTGCTCGAGATTCTGTCGTAGCA TTGGGTGGTTCATCATGGACTGTTGGGTTAGGTAGAAGAGATTCAACCACTGCAAGTAAAGATGCTGCCACCACAGATATTCCATCCCCTCAATTGGATCTGAGTGATCTCATAACAGCTTTTTCAAATAAGGGTTTTTCTACCAAAGAGATGGTAGTTCTCTCAG GAGCTCATACAACGGGGCAAGCGAAGTGCCAGTTCTTCCGGGGTAGGATTTATAATGAAACGAACATTGATTCAGATTTTGCAACATCAACACAGTCAAATTGCCCTAGCACTGATGGTGATAGCAACCTGTCCCCACTTGATGTAACGACGAATGTGTTATTTGACAATGCTTATTTCAAGAATCTGGTGAACAAGAAAGGGCTTCTGCATTCTGATCAGCAACTCTTCAGTGGTGGTTCCACCGATTCTCAGGTCACAACCTACAGCACAAGCGCTTCAACTTTCTATGCAGACTTTTCAAGTGCCATGGTCAAAATGGGAAACCTCAGTCCTTTAACAGGAACCAGTGGCCAAATCCGCACAAATTGCCGCACAGTTAACTAA
- the LOC114187540 gene encoding cationic peroxidase 1-like, with the protein MIQKDMASHLQHLVVIVMATLLTIPSHAQQLTPDFYYKVCPQALPVIKSVVQRAIFRERRMGASLLRLHFHDCFVNGCDGSVLLDDTPNFTGEKTALPNIGSIRGLEVIDEIKAAVDKACKRPVVSCADILAIAARDSISILGGSVYWYKVALGRRDARTASKDAANSNLPPPFFSLSQLLSNFQSHGLDLKDLVALSGAHTIGFAQCSTFRNRIYNDTNIDPSFASSLQSTCPKSGGDGNLAPLDRVTPARVDTSYYTSLLTKMGLLHSDQELFNGDGSESDSLVKLYSRNPFAFARDFKASMIKMGNIKPLTGNAGEIRVNCRIVN; encoded by the exons ATGATCCAAAAGGATATGGCTTCTCATCTCCAACACTTGGTTGTTATTGTCATGGCCACACTTCTCACAATCCCTTCGCATGCACAACAACTCACTCCTGATTTTTACTACAAGGTTTGCCCTCAGGCACTTCCAGTCATTAAGTCAGTTGTTCAAAGAGCCATATTCCGTGAACGCCGAATGGGAGCATCTTTACTGCGTTTGCACTTTCATGACTGCTTTGTCAAT GGCTGTGATGGATCAGTTCTGCTGGATGACACCCCAAATTTCACAGGGGAGAAGACTGCACTCCCAAATATTGGCTCAATCAGAGGTTTGGAGGTGATTGATGAAATCAAAGCAGCTGTTGACAAAGCTTGCAAACGTCCTGTGGTATCATGTGCAGATATCTTAGCAATTGCTGCTCGTGATTCCATTTCTATT TTGGGAGGTTCAGTGTATTGGTACAAAGTGGCATTAGGAAGAAGGGACGCAAGAACTGCAAGCAAGGATGCTGCAAACTCAAATCTTCCTCCGCCATTTTTCAGCCTCTCTCAGCTTCTTTCAAATTTCCAATCTCATGGACTTGACCTTAAAGATCTCGTAGCTCTTTCTGGTGCACACACCATTGGATTTGCACAATGTTCCACCTTTAGGAACAGGATCTACAATGACACCAACATAGACCCCAGCTTTGCATCTTCCTTGCAGAGCACGTGCCCTAAAAGTGGTGGCGATGGCAATCTTGCACCGTTGGATCGTGTCACTCCCGCAAGAGTTGACACTTCATACTATACTTCTTTGCTAACTAAAATGGGTCTTCTTCATTCTGATCAAGAGCTCTTCAATGGAGATGGCAGTGAAAGTGACTCTTTGGTGAAGCTCTATAGCAGAAACCCTTTTGCTTTTGcaagagatttcaaagcttccATGATCAAGATGGGTAACATCAAGCCTCTTACTGGGAATGCTGGAGAGATCAGAGTCAACTGTAGAATAGTCAACTAA
- the LOC114188742 gene encoding peroxidase P7-like → MASIIQSLLVLLLATFLTFMVPSDAHLSPNFYDKLCPKALPIIKSVVQRAIIRERRIGASLLRLHFHDCFVNGCDGSVLLDDTRNFTGEKTALPNLNSIRGFEVVDEIKAAVDKACKGHVVSCADILATAARDSVAILGGPNLWYSVLLGRRDARTASKDAANTNLPAPFFSFSQLLSSFNSHGMNLKDLVALSGGHTIGFARCTNFRNRIYNDTNINPTFAASLRRTCPRVGGDNNLAPLDPTPANVDTSYFKELLCKKGLLHSDQELYKGVGSESDKLVKLYSMNPFSFANDFKASMIKMGNLKPLTGRKGEIRRNCRRVN, encoded by the exons ATGGCTTCTATTATCCAATCCCTGCTTGTTCTTCTTCTAGCCACTTTCCTCACATTTATGGTCCCTTCCGATGCACACCTGAGTCCTAATTTCTATGACAAACTTTGTCCCAAGGCATTACCAATCATAAAATCAGTTGTTCAGCGAGCAATTATTCGTGAACGACGCATTGGAGCTTCACTGCTGCGTCTGCATTTCCATGACTGCTTTGTTAAT GGATGTGATGGATCAGTTCTGTTGGATGACACAAGGAACTTCACCGGCGAGAAAACAGCCCTACCAAATCTGAACTCCATTAGAGGGTTTGAAGTGGTTGATGAGATTAAGGCAGCAGTTGACAAAGCTTGCAAAGGCCATGTCGTTTCATGTGCTGATATCTTAGCTACAGCTGCTCGTGATTCTGTGGCCATC TTGGGAGGTCCAAATCTATGGTACTCGGTGCTATTAGGCAGAAGAGATGCTAGAACTGCAAGCAAGGATGCTGCAAACACAAACCTTCCGGCTCCATTTTTCAGCTTCTCGCAGCTTCTCAGCAGTTTCAATTCTCACGGGATGAACCTGAAGGACTTGGTGGCACTCTCTGGTGGCCACACCATAGGGTTTGCAAGGTGTACTAACTTCAGAAACCGCATCTACAACGACACCAACATTAACCCTACCTTTGCAGCCTCTTTGCGCAGAACATGCCCTAGAGTTGGTGGTGATAATAACTTGGCTCCATTGGACCCAACCCCTGCAAATGTTGACACTTCGTACTTCAAGGAATTGCTCTGCAAAAAGGGTCTCCTTCACTCTGACCAAGAACTCTACAAGGGGGTTGGCAGTGAAAGTGACAAGCTGGTGAAGCTTTATAGCATGAACCCTTTTTCATTTGCTAACGATTTTAAGGCTTCTATGATCAAGATGGGGAACTTGAAGCCTCTCACCGGGAGAAAGGGAGAGATCAGACGCAATTGCAGAAGGGTTAACTAA
- the LOC114187062 gene encoding peroxidase 4-like, which produces MAPSSFSSSANIVASAVLLLLLTAGTSSANLSNNFYSKTCPNVFNTVKSVVKSAVAKEPRIGASILRLFFHDCFVNGCDGSLLLDDTPSFLGEKTAAANNNSVRGFEVIDNIKSRVENLCPGVVSCADILAIASRDSVVLLGGPFWKVKVGRRDSRTANFSAANTGVIPPPTSNLTNLINTFQAQGLSAKDMVALSGAHTIGKARCTSFRDHIYNGTNIDRKFALARQRKCPRTNGTGDNNLAVLDLRTPKHFDNNYFKNLLNKKGLLNSDQVLFNGGSTDSLVRTYSENNKVFDSDFVTAMIKMGDNKPLTGSRGEIRKNCRRVN; this is translated from the exons ATGGCaccttcttctttctcttcatcAGCTAACATTGTTGCATCAGCTGTGTTATTACTGCTTCTTACTGCAGGAACATCCTCGGCTAACCTCTCAAACAACTTCTATTCTAAGACATGTCCCAATGTTTTCAACACAGTCAAATCTGTCGTTAAATCTGCTGTGGCCAAAGAACCTCGCATTGGAGCATCTATTCTTCGCCTCTTCTTCCATGATTGCTTTGTTAAT gGTTGTGATGGGTCATTACTGCTTGATGACACTCCATCATTTTTGGGAGAGAAAACTGCAGCTGCTAACAACAATTCAGTGAGAGGTTTTGAAGTAATCGATAACATCAAATCTAGGGTGGAGAATCTGTGTCCTGGTGTTGTCTCGTGTGCTGATATCTTGGCCATTGCTTCTCGTGATTCTGTTGTCCTT CTTGGAGGGCCATTTTGGAAAGTGAAGGTTGGAAGAAGGGATTCTAGAACAGCAAATTTCAGTGCTGCTAACACTGGTGTTATTCCACCTCCTACCTCTAATCTCACCAATCTTATTAACACGTTTCAAGCTCAAGGACTCTCTGCTAAAGACATGGTTGCCTTATCTG GAGCTCACACAATCGGAAAAGCGAGATGTACTAGTTTTAGAGATCATATATACAATGGAACTAACATTGACAGAAAATTTGCACTGGCGAGACAGAGAAAGTGTCCAAGAACTAATGGCACAGGAGACAATAACCTAGCAGTTCTAGACTTGAGAACTCCGAAGCATTTTGATAACAACTACTTCAAGAACCTCCTGAACAAAAAGGGATTACTGAATTCTGATCAGGTGCTTTTCAATGGTGGATCCACTGATTCACTGGTCAGAACTTACAGTGAGAATAACAAGGTCTTTGATTCTGACTTTGTTACAGCAATGATCAAGATGGGAGATAACAAACCCTTAACTGGGTCACGAGGAGAGATTAGGAAGAACTGCAGGAGAGTGAATTAA